GGAAGCCAGCCCTGATACCCTGAAACTCCACAATCAACGGACTGAACGATCATGCCAAGAAGGCCTCGGATCACCCTCCCCGGCGTACCCATGCACATCATCCAGCGCGGCAACAATCGCGACGCCTGCTTCTTCGCCGATGACGACTACCAGTTCTACCTGGAGTGGCTTCGCAGATGCGCGGGCGAGACGGGCTGCGAGGTCCACGTCTATGTCCTGATGACCAATCACGTCCACTTGCTGCTGACACCGAGGGAGTCCGATTCAGCAGGTGACCTAATGAAGCGCCTGGGCCAGCGCTACGTCCATCACGTCAATCGCACCTATCGACGCAGCGGCACCCTGTGGGAGGGGCGATACAAGTCGTGCCTGACCCAGGAGGAGGACTACGTGCTGGGTTGTCACCGCTACATCGAGCTCAACCCGGTGCGTGCGAGGATGACTGAACATCCAGCGGAGTACCGCTGGTCTAGCTACCGGGCGAACGCGCAGTCGGAAAGCAACACGCTGCTGACGCCTCATCCGTTGTACGTTTCGCTCGGCACCAGCGGAGAGTCCCGTTGCGCGAGCTATCGCGAACTGTTCAGGCGCGAACTGGATCCCGGGATGGTCGATGAAATCCGCCAGGCCACCAATGGCAATTACGCGTTAGGCACCACAAAATTCCAGGCTCAAGTGGAGCGAGCATTGGGGAGACGCGCTGCCAGAGGTGTCTCCGGACGCCCTCGTAAGAGCCGATCAGACGATGCGGACCTCGACCTGTTCTCGTAGGCCAGTACGAAACCGTGGTCTGTCCCCTATTGTGTGTAGATTTTGGAATTGCATGACGGCTAAATGCAGTCGCTATACTGGTGCAGCTAGAACTCGATGTGAGAAATTAGCCTTTAAATATGCTGGTGCAGCCGCGAATATGGGTCAAGACCCATTTGATGATGCCAGAAAGAAGTGCTCCACGTGCGAACAATAACGGGTGTTTGAGAGAATGATCGCTTGGACGGTCTTTATAATCTTGGTGGTCATATCATCGATTGCTGCGAATAGACTTA
The sequence above is drawn from the Chromatiales bacterium genome and encodes:
- a CDS encoding transposase encodes the protein MPRRPRITLPGVPMHIIQRGNNRDACFFADDDYQFYLEWLRRCAGETGCEVHVYVLMTNHVHLLLTPRESDSAGDLMKRLGQRYVHHVNRTYRRSGTLWEGRYKSCLTQEEDYVLGCHRYIELNPVRARMTEHPAEYRWSSYRANAQSESNTLLTPHPLYVSLGTSGESRCASYRELFRRELDPGMVDEIRQATNGNYALGTTKFQAQVERALGRRAARGVSGRPRKSRSDDADLDLFS